In one window of Solanum pennellii chromosome 2, SPENNV200 DNA:
- the LOC107009891 gene encoding uncharacterized protein LOC107009891, whose protein sequence is MYEIMWYVNGNDISTTVEEPENSSIYKKWEQVNVKAEFILKRTISSDLFDHIIKCKSAHEIWRTLDRFFNKKNKARLEILENKLANTTQGNLSISEYFLKIKNLCSEISLLNPEELISEARNEKNSHSWIEA, encoded by the coding sequence ATGTATGAAATCATGTGGTATGTTAATGGGAATGACATAAGTACTACTGTTGAGGAACCGGAAAATAGTAGCATATACAAGAAGTGGGAGCAGGTTAATGTGAAGGCGGAGTTCATACTAAAGAGGACAATCTCCTCCGATTTATTTGATCACATTATAAAGTGTAAATCAGCTCACGAGATATGGAGAACCCTCGATCGCTTTTTCAACAAGAAGAATAAAGCTCGGTTGGAGATATTGGAGAATAAATTAGCTAACACCACTCAAGGTAATCTTTCTATCTCCGAGTATTTTTTGAAGATTAAGAACTTGTGTTCTGAGATATCTTTGTTGAATCCGGAAGAGCTTATTTCTGAAGCACGAAATGAGAAGAATAGTCATTCGTGGATTGAAGCCtga